The following proteins are encoded in a genomic region of Salinicoccus sp. RF5:
- the treC gene encoding alpha,alpha-phosphotrehalase, with the protein MASKDWRKSVVYQIYPKSFNDTTGSGEGDIRGIIDKLDYFTTLGVDYLWLTPVYESPMNDNGYDISNYYEVNPQFGTKADLEELLEKAHARGLKIMMDIVINHTSTEHHWFVESRKSRDNEYRDYYIWKDGTYDTPPTNWESKFGGNAWAYDEDTNQYYLRLFDITQADLNWENEDMRRDIYEMINYWIDFGVDGFRFDVVNLISKGEFKDSDGPGKEFYTDGPKVHEYINELNRNTFGDKDIMTVGEMSSTTIEHCLKYTNPERNELNSVFNFHHLKVDYPGGEKWSLANFDFLELKKILMEWQVAMDEGGGWNAIFWCNHDQPRVVSRFGNDETEENRVLSGKMLAIALHGLKGTPYIYQGEEIGMTNPGFNRIDQYRDVESLNAYSILREEGMDASLILDILATKSRDNSRTPVQWDDSRNAGFTEGMPWIEVSDKYGEINVARALEDGDSIFYTYQKLIQLRHELDVLTYGSVKPHLMKDDDLFVYERLYEGERITVMANFRNKEVPYPENINAEGEVLLSNYADRKNVLRPFEAMMIYGQNN; encoded by the coding sequence ATGGCATCCAAAGACTGGAGAAAATCGGTGGTCTATCAGATTTATCCCAAGTCATTCAATGATACGACCGGAAGCGGCGAAGGGGACATCAGGGGCATCATAGATAAGCTTGATTATTTCACGACTTTGGGTGTGGATTACCTCTGGCTCACACCGGTCTATGAATCCCCTATGAATGACAACGGCTATGATATCAGCAACTATTATGAGGTGAATCCCCAGTTCGGTACAAAGGCGGATCTTGAGGAGCTGCTGGAGAAGGCGCATGCCAGAGGTCTTAAGATCATGATGGACATCGTCATCAATCACACATCAACGGAGCATCATTGGTTCGTCGAGTCCAGGAAATCCCGTGACAATGAATATCGCGACTACTATATATGGAAAGATGGCACCTATGATACGCCTCCAACCAACTGGGAATCGAAGTTCGGTGGAAATGCGTGGGCATATGATGAGGATACGAACCAATACTACCTCCGCCTCTTCGATATCACCCAGGCTGACCTGAATTGGGAAAACGAGGATATGCGCCGTGACATATATGAAATGATCAATTACTGGATAGATTTCGGCGTGGATGGTTTCCGGTTCGATGTGGTCAATCTGATATCCAAAGGAGAATTCAAGGACTCCGATGGCCCAGGGAAGGAATTCTACACCGACGGCCCCAAAGTCCATGAGTACATCAATGAATTGAACCGCAATACTTTTGGGGACAAGGACATCATGACTGTTGGGGAGATGTCTTCCACAACAATCGAGCACTGTCTGAAGTACACTAACCCTGAGCGCAACGAACTTAATTCCGTATTCAATTTCCACCATCTGAAGGTTGACTATCCGGGTGGGGAAAAATGGTCGCTTGCCAACTTCGATTTTCTTGAACTGAAAAAGATATTGATGGAATGGCAGGTGGCAATGGATGAGGGCGGCGGCTGGAATGCCATCTTCTGGTGCAATCATGACCAGCCGCGCGTCGTATCCAGGTTTGGCAATGATGAGACCGAAGAGAACCGGGTGCTGAGTGGAAAAATGCTGGCAATTGCCCTCCATGGACTGAAAGGCACCCCCTACATCTACCAGGGCGAAGAGATCGGAATGACCAATCCCGGTTTCAACCGGATCGATCAGTACCGTGATGTGGAGAGTCTCAATGCATATTCGATACTGAGGGAGGAAGGGATGGACGCTTCCCTCATATTGGATATACTGGCGACCAAATCGAGGGATAATTCGAGGACACCTGTGCAGTGGGATGATTCCAGGAATGCTGGATTTACAGAAGGCATGCCATGGATAGAAGTGTCGGACAAGTATGGAGAAATAAACGTTGCACGCGCCCTCGAAGACGGCGATTCCATTTTCTATACGTATCAGAAGCTGATCCAGTTGAGACATGAATTGGATGTTCTGACATACGGCAGCGTGAAGCCACATCTTATGAAGGATGATGACCTCTTTGTATATGAACGGCTGTATGAAGGGGAACGCATCACGGTCATGGCCAACTTCAGAAACAAGGAAGTACCGTATCCTGAAAACATCAACGCAGAGGGCGAAGTGCTCCTCTCCAATTATGCCGATAGGAAGAATGTCCTGAGGCCGTTTGAAGCCATGATGATATATGGACAAAACAACTGA
- a CDS encoding SdrD B-like domain-containing protein produces MAVILFIMLIPVSRVAADTEEEATQEDQQETSIEEPTEEPVEKPTFESSTEENTDEYYEEWTEETYDYVPPQTEETYEEWTEEPYEDSYEDYVPGPTVEPTVEQTIEMTVEEFTQEMVEEPVEAQTDEPAAELEPVEAPVEVAVSQSEVTEFSIEGKVMADSRGVEDVTVSLSGAETDEVTTDEEGNFRFSQVSAGEYKLEITVPEGYEAEEADKTLTIEDKGKKGLIFEVSEKEEMQPEDMEASEEVAAENGMDASGVNVTLVIIGSVLLMLGLLVYAIRIIRNR; encoded by the coding sequence ATGGCTGTTATATTGTTCATCATGCTCATACCCGTGTCCCGGGTGGCTGCAGATACGGAGGAGGAAGCGACTCAGGAGGATCAACAGGAAACATCCATTGAGGAGCCAACGGAAGAGCCAGTGGAGAAGCCGACCTTCGAATCTTCTACAGAAGAAAATACCGATGAGTACTATGAGGAATGGACGGAAGAGACATATGATTACGTTCCCCCTCAAACTGAGGAGACATATGAAGAATGGACCGAGGAACCTTACGAAGATTCATATGAAGACTATGTGCCTGGACCGACTGTGGAACCGACTGTGGAACAGACGATAGAAATGACTGTTGAGGAATTCACTCAGGAAATGGTGGAGGAGCCGGTTGAGGCACAAACTGATGAGCCGGCTGCAGAATTGGAACCGGTTGAGGCTCCGGTGGAAGTGGCGGTCAGCCAATCTGAAGTGACTGAGTTCTCTATTGAAGGAAAAGTGATGGCAGACAGCCGAGGTGTAGAGGATGTCACAGTTTCACTATCGGGAGCAGAGACAGATGAAGTGACGACGGATGAAGAAGGGAATTTCCGATTCTCCCAAGTGTCCGCCGGTGAGTATAAGCTTGAAATAACGGTGCCTGAAGGGTATGAAGCGGAAGAAGCGGATAAAACGTTGACGATTGAAGATAAAGGCAAGAAAGGTCTCATCTTCGAAGTCTCTGAAAAGGAAGAGATGCAACCGGAGGATATGGAAGCTTCAGAAGAAGTGGCTGCAGAGAATGGTATGGATGCATCGGGAGTGAACGTAACTCTGGTGATCATAGGCAGTGTGCTCCTTATGCTTGGACTTCTGGTATATGCAATCCGGATCATTCGAAATAGATGA
- the treR gene encoding trehalose operon repressor, giving the protein MNLNKYNHIYQVVSSDIAEGTYKKGDVLPSEHTLVSMFDVSRETVRKALNLLQENGYIQKMKGKGSVVIYNPSMDFTVSHLTSFKEIQQLKTKQYSTNVVELTQYSAEEFPRVMEALKLQPEEKIWRLIRQRRFEDRTHIVDIDYFIVEMMPGLNEKIAADSIYEYIEKRMGLTIAYSHKEITFEPMNEQDLELFGNVIPPYTATVRSIVHLNDARPFQFNVSKHLANEFKFVDFSRRFHGE; this is encoded by the coding sequence ATGAATTTGAATAAATACAATCATATTTATCAGGTGGTGTCGAGCGACATTGCAGAAGGCACATACAAGAAGGGGGATGTTCTGCCTTCTGAGCATACACTTGTCAGCATGTTCGATGTATCCAGGGAAACAGTCAGAAAAGCTTTGAACCTGCTCCAGGAGAATGGCTATATCCAGAAGATGAAGGGCAAAGGTTCTGTGGTCATCTATAACCCTTCGATGGATTTCACCGTTTCCCACCTGACAAGCTTCAAGGAAATCCAGCAGCTGAAGACGAAACAGTATTCCACGAATGTAGTGGAACTGACACAGTATTCTGCTGAAGAGTTCCCCAGGGTAATGGAAGCATTGAAGCTTCAGCCCGAGGAGAAGATTTGGCGGCTCATCAGGCAGAGGCGTTTTGAGGATAGGACGCACATCGTGGATATAGATTACTTCATTGTGGAAATGATGCCTGGACTGAACGAAAAGATTGCAGCCGATTCAATCTATGAATATATTGAAAAGAGGATGGGTCTTACTATCGCCTATTCCCATAAGGAAATCACATTTGAACCGATGAACGAGCAGGATCTGGAGTTGTTCGGCAATGTCATTCCCCCATACACAGCGACTGTCCGTTCAATCGTTCATCTGAATGATGCCCGTCCGTTTCAGTTCAATGTTTCTAAGCACCTGGCCAATGAATTCAAGTTCGTGGACTTCTCCCGCCGCTTTCATGGCGAATAG
- a CDS encoding transposase, translating to MLKPETSDGRHGNKLNAYTGIDIQRHQSATLLSKDKINRRDNRHLWKILYYMIENMIRIQWYVDKHLVDYYQKLKKQPHGKHHKVACIACVKKFLKCLFHLVTTGQRYDYAVATYHCVNW from the coding sequence TTGCTGAAACCGGAGACATCAGACGGTCGACACGGCAATAAGCTGAATGCCTATACTGGTATCGACATCCAGCGCCATCAGTCCGCCACTCTTTTGTCTAAAGATAAGATCAATCGACGAGACAACAGGCATCTGTGGAAAATTCTGTACTACATGATCGAGAATATGATTCGGATCCAGTGGTACGTGGATAAGCATCTGGTGGACTACTATCAGAAATTAAAGAAGCAACCCCATGGTAAACACCATAAGGTTGCCTGCATCGCCTGTGTGAAAAAGTTTCTGAAGTGCCTTTTCCATCTTGTCACCACTGGACAGCGATATGATTACGCTGTGGCCACCT
- a CDS encoding IS30 family transposase — protein MTYTHITTDELVFIEAYFHHGTPVSQIAKRLGRARQTVHNFITHFKAGHTVIEYYQRYKENKKRCGRKRIVLPTDQQKYIEKQVAQGWTPDVIVGRQEMPIDCSGRTLYRMFKRKTFDAATLPMQGKRKPNGHKERRGRQAFRRNISERVDDYPTFNKEFGHLEGDTIVGVRHKSALITLVERLSKVIITLKPEGRTAQAIETAINTWCTRIPKNLFKSITFDCGKEFSNWQSMSNRNDLSIYFADPGTPSQRGLNEHSNGLLRRDGLPKDMDFKTVDQAFTSSVAARRNHIPRKSLDYRTPLEVFLSYMGDKELSSLF, from the coding sequence ATGACCTACACCCATATTACCACGGATGAACTGGTATTCATAGAAGCATATTTCCATCACGGCACCCCCGTTTCTCAGATTGCGAAACGACTTGGTCGTGCCCGGCAGACAGTCCACAATTTCATCACACATTTCAAGGCCGGGCACACCGTCATCGAATACTATCAGCGCTATAAGGAAAACAAAAAACGATGTGGTAGAAAACGGATTGTACTGCCAACCGATCAGCAGAAGTATATTGAAAAGCAGGTGGCTCAGGGCTGGACACCGGATGTGATCGTCGGTCGACAGGAAATGCCGATTGACTGTTCGGGCCGTACACTGTATCGAATGTTCAAACGAAAAACCTTTGATGCGGCCACACTGCCGATGCAGGGCAAGAGAAAACCAAATGGCCATAAGGAACGCCGGGGCAGACAGGCCTTCAGACGCAACATCTCTGAAAGAGTGGATGATTATCCCACTTTCAATAAAGAATTCGGCCATCTCGAGGGAGATACCATTGTCGGTGTCCGTCACAAGAGTGCCCTCATCACGCTGGTTGAACGCCTGTCTAAGGTCATCATCACATTGAAGCCCGAAGGCCGGACGGCACAGGCAATCGAGACTGCCATCAACACATGGTGTACCCGAATACCGAAAAATCTATTTAAGTCAATCACCTTCGACTGTGGTAAAGAATTCTCCAACTGGCAGTCGATGAGTAATCGAAATGATCTATCCATCTACTTTGCCGATCCGGGCACACCATCACAGCGAGGGTTGAATGAACATTCAAATGGATTGCTCAGAAGGGATGGCCTGCCTAAAGATATGGATTTCAAGACGGTCGACCAAGCTTTTACCTCATCGGTTGCCGCCAGAAGAAACCATATCCCAAGAAAATCATTGGACTACCGTACACCGTTGGAAGTCTTTTTGAGTTACATGGGTGACAAGGAACTGTCTAGCTTATTTTGA
- the treP gene encoding PTS system trehalose-specific EIIBC component, translating into MAVNRDDVKAIIDAVGGKENVNAATHCVTRLRLALEDESKVDKEKLDSIDLVKGSFAANNQFQVVIGQGTVNEAFKIFEEETGKGGGSKDEVKAAAAQKMNPIQRFIKMLGDIFIPILPAIVTAGLLLGINNLLTVEGLFWDNDSVITRFPGIEGIASMINFIAVAPFIFLPVLIGWSAMKVFGGNPLLGIALGVALCHPDLASQYGLFDAEAGELADIPTWNFFGLQIEQLNYQGQVLPVLVAAWLLAKVENFLDKRIHDMFKLLLVAPISLLVVGILTFTLIGPVTLFLSGIISDSVVWLFESAGILGGAVYGLFYAPLVITGLHHMFLAMDLQLIGTTGATYLWPILAISNIAQGSAAFGAWVIYRQQKKKKEEGLAMTSGISGWLGVTEPAMFGVNLPLKYPFLAAIITTSFVGGLFGMNGLTAASVGVGGVPGVISITEGFWLLFTIGMGIAIVVPFLLTLLFSRFAKEKTKDMVKD; encoded by the coding sequence ATGGCAGTGAACCGTGATGATGTCAAAGCCATTATTGACGCGGTTGGTGGCAAGGAAAACGTCAATGCAGCAACGCACTGTGTGACTAGACTGCGTCTTGCTCTTGAGGATGAATCCAAAGTGGACAAGGAAAAATTGGATTCGATCGATCTGGTCAAAGGCTCTTTTGCTGCGAACAACCAGTTCCAGGTAGTCATTGGCCAGGGGACTGTGAACGAAGCGTTTAAGATTTTCGAGGAGGAGACGGGCAAGGGCGGCGGCTCGAAGGATGAAGTCAAGGCGGCAGCGGCCCAGAAGATGAATCCGATACAGCGGTTCATTAAAATGCTTGGGGACATATTCATTCCAATCCTTCCTGCAATCGTTACAGCGGGTCTATTGCTCGGTATAAACAACCTGCTGACAGTCGAAGGGCTGTTCTGGGACAATGATTCGGTCATCACCCGCTTCCCGGGCATTGAAGGTATAGCGAGTATGATCAACTTCATTGCAGTTGCACCATTCATCTTCCTGCCGGTGCTGATCGGCTGGTCTGCGATGAAGGTGTTCGGCGGGAACCCATTGCTTGGTATTGCCCTCGGTGTGGCATTATGTCACCCGGACTTGGCGAGCCAGTATGGTTTGTTCGATGCTGAAGCCGGTGAACTGGCGGATATTCCAACATGGAACTTCTTCGGTCTGCAAATTGAACAGCTGAACTACCAGGGCCAGGTCCTACCTGTACTTGTAGCAGCGTGGCTCCTTGCTAAAGTGGAAAACTTCCTGGATAAACGCATACATGACATGTTCAAGCTGCTTCTGGTCGCACCGATTTCACTACTTGTAGTCGGCATACTTACCTTTACTCTGATCGGCCCTGTCACACTGTTCCTGAGCGGCATCATTTCTGACAGTGTAGTATGGTTGTTTGAATCAGCAGGCATCCTGGGCGGCGCGGTCTACGGACTGTTCTATGCACCACTTGTCATTACGGGGCTGCACCATATGTTCCTGGCGATGGACCTCCAGCTTATTGGGACCACCGGCGCAACATATCTGTGGCCGATACTTGCAATTTCAAATATTGCCCAGGGCTCCGCAGCTTTCGGTGCATGGGTGATCTATCGTCAACAGAAGAAGAAGAAAGAGGAAGGTCTGGCGATGACTTCTGGTATTTCCGGTTGGCTGGGCGTCACTGAGCCTGCAATGTTTGGTGTCAATCTGCCGCTTAAATATCCATTCCTTGCAGCCATCATTACTACATCATTCGTCGGCGGGCTTTTCGGAATGAATGGTCTGACCGCAGCGAGTGTTGGTGTCGGCGGGGTGCCGGGTGTCATCTCGATCACGGAAGGCTTCTGGTTGCTCTTCACCATAGGGATGGGTATCGCAATCGTCGTTCCGTTCCTGCTTACCCTCCTCTTCTCCAGGTTCGCAAAAGAGAAGACAAAAGATATGGTTAAAGATTAA
- a CDS encoding ammonium transporter, which yields MLMDTIFIFLCTLLVWLMTPGLALFYGGLVQSKNVLNTSMHSLAAIVVVTFVWVGLGFSLSFGGSNLFIGDLSYIGLTGVGYEANAAFSETIPFALYMLFQLTFCTIAVSILTGSVAERMKFGPFLLFMALWVILVYSPVAHWVWGGGWIHSIGAIDFAGGTVVHISSGVSGLVLALMLGSRKPDNKKPPHNLVITMVGAILVWFGWFGFNAGSALTFDAIAMSAFTNTVLASTAGIAGWVMVERFTKGKVSLIGTLSGMLAGLVAITPAAGFVTYGGAMALGLLGGAICFFAITKLKVLLNYDDALDAFGLHGIGGIVGAIGTGILQTSAVNPGIADGLLSGGGVTPVMAQLAAVSATILFSAVMTYGIAKGISLFTTLRTDEKEELDGLDVVIHGEKAYEYSNS from the coding sequence ATGCTCATGGACACAATTTTTATATTTCTTTGTACACTGCTCGTATGGCTGATGACGCCTGGATTGGCTTTATTCTACGGGGGACTTGTGCAGTCCAAGAATGTGCTGAATACATCGATGCACAGCCTGGCTGCCATCGTCGTCGTAACCTTTGTGTGGGTGGGCCTTGGATTCTCCTTAAGTTTCGGAGGGAGCAACCTGTTCATAGGCGACCTTTCATATATCGGATTGACGGGAGTCGGCTATGAAGCGAACGCCGCATTTTCCGAAACGATTCCTTTCGCTCTATACATGCTGTTCCAACTGACATTTTGCACAATAGCTGTTTCAATTCTGACAGGGTCGGTTGCAGAACGCATGAAATTTGGACCATTTCTTTTATTCATGGCCCTATGGGTCATCCTTGTATACAGTCCGGTTGCACACTGGGTCTGGGGTGGCGGGTGGATCCACTCGATCGGGGCCATCGACTTCGCGGGAGGGACGGTGGTACACATATCATCGGGTGTTTCTGGGCTGGTGCTTGCCTTGATGCTCGGATCGAGGAAGCCGGACAATAAGAAGCCGCCGCACAATCTCGTCATCACGATGGTCGGTGCCATACTGGTCTGGTTCGGCTGGTTCGGGTTCAATGCAGGAAGTGCGCTGACTTTCGATGCCATTGCGATGAGCGCATTTACGAATACGGTTCTGGCGTCCACGGCAGGTATTGCCGGATGGGTGATGGTCGAAAGGTTTACAAAAGGGAAAGTATCTCTGATCGGCACACTCTCAGGGATGCTTGCCGGACTCGTGGCCATCACACCGGCGGCTGGATTCGTCACCTACGGCGGAGCGATGGCACTTGGCCTGTTGGGCGGGGCGATATGTTTCTTCGCAATTACAAAACTGAAAGTCCTGCTGAATTATGATGACGCGCTCGATGCGTTCGGACTCCATGGCATTGGGGGCATCGTCGGTGCCATCGGCACTGGAATTCTCCAGACAAGTGCCGTAAATCCGGGAATTGCAGATGGTCTCCTCTCGGGAGGCGGAGTCACGCCTGTAATGGCACAGCTTGCAGCGGTGAGCGCCACAATACTATTCAGTGCTGTAATGACGTATGGCATTGCAAAGGGCATCAGCCTGTTCACGACACTCCGCACGGATGAAAAAGAGGAACTCGATGGTCTCGATGTCGTCATCCATGGCGAGAAAGCGTATGAATATTCCAATTCATAA